The nucleotide window CAAACATACAAGCTCCTGTAGCCCAGAATATTTCATCATAATCATCATATTGCTTTATATCTTTTTCGATAGAATTAAAAATCCGTCCTTTGCAAAACGGATATCCTAATTTATCTATAAAGCCTCCTGCTCCGCCGGCATATTCAAATCTATCTCGCTGCGAATATGACAGTAACTTAGGTTGACAAGCTGCATAATCCGTATTTTCATCTAAAAAATTTATTACAGGACTTATCCAATTCTCACTAACTTTTACATCGGAATTAAGAATAACATAATATTCGGCATCTATCTGCTTAAGTCCGAGGTTGTAACCTTTTGCAAATCCGAAGTTTTCAGATAACTGAATAATATTAACTTGAGGAAAATTACTTTGAAGCAAATAAACAGAATCATCAACAGAATTATTATCAATAACATAAATATCAGAATGATCCGAGCTGAATTCAATAACATCGGGAATAAAATCCTTAAGAAAATTTCTTCCGTTCCAATTTAATATAACTACAGCTACTCTTTTCAAATTAAAATTATCTGGGATCTTTATAATATTCATCCAAAGGAGCGCCCCACATTTCTTCCATACTTTCGCTATCATCAGTAATCGGAGCATTAAGATATAACTCGTGCTGCCATTTCGGATTATACAACTCACCAATAACATCGGAATGAATGAGGTCGTAATCCTTAAGAGCTGCATCTAAAGTTGCAAAAACAAATCTTTTATTACTCTGTCCTTCAATTTTATAATACTGCCATATCTCATATGGCTTTGTAGCAGAAGACATTCTGTTTTCATGAATATGATTCGGCGGACCATATTGCAGATAAACACGGCCCCTATCGGTATCATAGCCTTTCCTCATCGCATTGCCGTAAGAATTATTCACTTTCTTTACTTCGGTCATATAGTTTACAAATGCCATACTCGGATCAAGTTCATCTCTTTCCGACCAAAAATGATATACAAATTGTTGCAAGGTATTAATATTGGTAATTGTATCTACCTTTTTAATAAAATTACGTTCGTAATCCGATGCTTTAGGTACAAATGATTTTATTATTTCACGCAACGTATCTACACTTGTAAATCCAGATACAAAAGTATTATTAATTGAAATATTAGTTAATAAATCCTCATTATATCCAACTTTCGGATTAGAGCGTTGGAAGAATTTCTTTGTTGAAATAATATCGTATCCGTTCATATCCTTAACTTGAATAGTAAGATAATAATTACCCGACGGCAGATATTCAATATTTATTGAGTTAAAGACGGGAACCACCGGAGCAACAGAGGATTTAATCATCTTTGAATAACCGCTTATAAATTCTCCGGGAATTTCCTTGCTTTCAATATAAGTATAAATTACAATTCTCGAACCAAGTTCCAATAAAGTTTGAAGGTTATAAATTTCGCTATAAAATGTTAATTCATTTTTATTTTCAGGAAATAATATTGAAAAATAAGGAGTTAAATCATATCCTGATTT belongs to Bacteroidales bacterium and includes:
- a CDS encoding glycosyltransferase family 2 protein; protein product: MIAKVWKKCGALLWMNIIKIPDNFNLKRVAVVILNWNGRNFLKDFIPDVIEFSSDHSDIYVIDNNSVDDSVYLLQSNFPQVNIIQLSENFGFAKGYNLGLKQIDAEYYVILNSDVKVSENWISPVINFLDENTDYAACQPKLLSYSQRDRFEYAGGAGGFIDKLGYPFCKGRIFNSIEKDIKQYDDYDEIFWATGACMFVRADVFHKVNGFDEDFFAHMEEIDFCWRLKNLGYKIGYCSDSFVFHVGGGSLPKSSAFKTYLNMRNNLIMVYKNLNTKHINMIIFRRFLFDFISSLKFLFDGGFKEFITVPRAHYYFLKHIRKIKAKRNNLPHIEVSRMYKKSIVFEYFIKKKRYFFQLKRSDFTASS
- a CDS encoding GWxTD domain-containing protein — encoded protein: MNRKSILFILLISLSVFSAFGQKSITAHFSYAAFSANNEPYIETYLSIPQEQLTHVKDSNGVFTSEVQITMVFKHKDNIVEFNKYALLGQPIKDTTNIDINLIDLQRFYLDNGEYTFELTLKDKNDTTNILKGNTKVIVEIPADQVASSTITFIDSYKKTSERTILTKSGYDLTPYFSILFPENKNELTFYSEIYNLQTLLELGSRIVIYTYIESKEIPGEFISGYSKMIKSSVAPVVPVFNSINIEYLPSGNYYLTIQVKDMNGYDIISTKKFFQRSNPKVGYNEDLLTNISINNTFVSGFTSVDTLREIIKSFVPKASDYERNFIKKVDTITNINTLQQFVYHFWSERDELDPSMAFVNYMTEVKKVNNSYGNAMRKGYDTDRGRVYLQYGPPNHIHENRMSSATKPYEIWQYYKIEGQSNKRFVFATLDAALKDYDLIHSDVIGELYNPKWQHELYLNAPITDDSESMEEMWGAPLDEYYKDPR